The window CAGTTTCCCGTCTATTAGTCAATACACCTGCAGCTCTTGGTGGTGTTGGTGGCACAACAGGTTTGTTCCCAGCCTTTACCTTAGGCTGTGGGGCAGTCGGAGGAAGTGCCACATCTGATAACGTTAGTCCACACAATCTTTATAATATCCGTCGTGTTGCTTACGGAACATCTGAATACACAGATTTCTTAAAAGCTGAAAATCTAATGGATAGTTATAGAGGGACAACAACTGATACAAATATAAGCTCAGGTCCAACTTCAAGTACCAACGAAGATGAGCTTGTTGAATTACTTGTAAAACAAGTATTAGCTAAATTAGGTCAATAAAAAATAATTTTTGGAGGTCATAACAATGGCAAGTGCAAATGCATTAGGAATGGTAGAAACACGCGGCTTGGTTGGCGCAATCGAAGCAGCAGATGCAATGGTCAAAGCAGCAAACGTTACCCTTGTAGGTAAAGAACAAGTTGGTGGTGGTTTGGTGACTGTCTTGGTTCGTGGTGATGTTGGTGCGGTTAAAGCTGCGACAGATGCAGGTGCAGCAGCAGCAGAAAATGTTGGTGAATTAGTATCTGTACACGTTATCCCACGTCCACATTCAGAAGTAGAAGTAATTTTACCTCAAGCTAAAAAAGAAGAAGAATAAAAAATCGG is drawn from Streptococcus sp. 29892 and contains these coding sequences:
- the eutM gene encoding ethanolamine utilization microcompartment protein EutM, giving the protein MASANALGMVETRGLVGAIEAADAMVKAANVTLVGKEQVGGGLVTVLVRGDVGAVKAATDAGAAAAENVGELVSVHVIPRPHSEVEVILPQAKKEEE